In Pseudomonas sp. MTM4, one genomic interval encodes:
- a CDS encoding TAXI family TRAP transporter solute-binding subunit, whose protein sequence is MRLTKRFGLLAAAAAFTASTAAVAAPTFINILTGGTSGVYYPIGVALSQQYNKIDGAKTSVQATKASVENLNLLQAGRGELAFALGDSVDDAWNGVEDAGFKAPLKRLRAIAATYPNYIHIVASKESGIQTLEDLKGKRISVGAPKSGTELNARAIFKAAGLTYEDMGRVEFMPYAESVELIKNRQLDATLQSSGLGMAAIRDLAAMVPITFVAVPEDVVAKIGSAAYQSKMIPAGTYDGQDADIPTAAITNILVSHEKVSDDVAYQMTKLIFENLDRLSSAHSAAKDIKLETATEGLPIPLHPGAERYYKEAGVLK, encoded by the coding sequence ATGAGACTGACCAAACGCTTTGGCCTGCTTGCTGCCGCAGCAGCCTTCACTGCCAGCACCGCAGCCGTCGCTGCGCCGACCTTCATCAACATCCTCACCGGCGGCACCAGCGGTGTGTACTACCCGATCGGCGTAGCCCTGTCGCAGCAGTACAACAAGATCGACGGCGCCAAGACCTCCGTTCAGGCCACCAAGGCATCGGTCGAAAACCTCAACCTGTTGCAGGCCGGCCGCGGCGAGCTGGCTTTCGCCCTCGGTGATTCCGTGGACGATGCCTGGAACGGCGTCGAGGATGCCGGCTTCAAGGCCCCGCTCAAGCGTCTGCGCGCCATCGCCGCCACCTACCCGAACTACATCCACATCGTGGCCAGCAAGGAATCCGGGATCCAGACCCTGGAAGACCTGAAGGGCAAGCGCATCTCCGTCGGCGCGCCGAAATCCGGTACCGAGCTCAACGCCCGCGCAATCTTCAAGGCCGCCGGCCTGACCTACGAGGACATGGGCCGTGTGGAATTCATGCCCTACGCCGAGTCGGTCGAGCTGATCAAGAACCGTCAGCTGGATGCCACCCTGCAATCATCCGGCCTCGGCATGGCGGCGATTCGCGATCTGGCTGCCATGGTCCCGATCACCTTCGTCGCGGTTCCCGAGGACGTGGTTGCCAAGATCGGCAGCGCCGCCTACCAGTCGAAGATGATTCCGGCCGGCACCTATGACGGTCAGGACGCGGACATCCCCACTGCCGCCATCACCAATATCCTGGTCAGCCACGAGAAGGTCTCCGATGACGTCGCCTACCAGATGACCAAGCTGATCTTCGAGAACCTCGACCGCCTGTCCAGCGCCCACTCCGCGGCCAAGGACATCAAGCTGGAAACCGCGACCGAAGGGCTGCCGATCCCGCTGCATCCGGGCGCCGAGCGCTACTACAAGGAAGCCGGCGTCCTCAAGTGA
- a CDS encoding TRAP transporter permease, whose amino-acid sequence MSETQGLHSSPSEWPKTLFYVALLFSTYQIITAAFHPVSSQVLRAGHVGFLLLMVFLCYPAKGNGRPWQPLAWLLGLAGMATAFYQWYFEGDLVQRSGDLTTTDMYIGIILTVLVFEAGRRVMGIALPTICAIFLAYGLFGEYLPGDFAHRGYGFDQIINQLSFGTEGFYGTPTYVSATYIFLFILFGSFLEQAGMIKLFTDFAMGMFGHKTGGPAKVSVVSSALMGTITGSGVANVVTTGQFTIPLMKRFGYRPAFAGAVEATASMGGQIMPPVMGAVAFIMAETINVPYVEVAKAALIPAMLYFFAVFWIVHLEARSKGLKGLPKDQCPSAWGSVKERWYLLIPLAVLVYLLFSGRTPMFSGTVGLALTAIVILGSAIILKASSFWLRGAFWIALGVLCAGFFQLGIGVIFGVIAALVVVCWFIKGGRDTLRTCLFALVEGARHAIPVGIACVLVGVIIGIVSLTGIASTFAGYILAIGENNLFLSLVLTMITCLVLGMGIPTIPNYIITSAIAAPALEQLGVPLIVSHMFVFYFGLMADLTPPVALACFAAAPIARENGFKISLWAIRIAAAGFVVPFMAVYDPALMMQGDSWLTTIYMVVKTVFAVCLWGMAVTGFMSMRMPLWERLWAFAAGVALILALPISDEIGFALGIALVAQHVWRARRAEPAVA is encoded by the coding sequence ATGAGCGAGACCCAAGGGCTGCACAGCAGTCCCAGCGAATGGCCGAAGACGTTGTTCTACGTCGCGCTGCTGTTTTCCACCTATCAGATCATCACCGCCGCCTTCCATCCGGTGTCCAGCCAGGTGTTGCGCGCGGGCCACGTCGGTTTCCTGCTGCTGATGGTGTTTCTCTGCTACCCGGCAAAAGGCAATGGCCGCCCCTGGCAGCCGCTGGCCTGGCTGCTCGGCCTGGCCGGCATGGCGACGGCTTTCTATCAGTGGTATTTCGAGGGCGATCTGGTTCAACGCTCGGGTGATCTGACCACTACCGACATGTACATCGGCATCATCCTCACCGTGTTGGTGTTCGAAGCAGGCCGCCGGGTGATGGGTATTGCGCTGCCGACCATCTGCGCGATCTTCCTGGCCTACGGTCTGTTCGGCGAGTACCTGCCGGGCGACTTCGCCCACCGTGGCTATGGTTTCGATCAGATCATCAACCAGCTGTCGTTCGGTACCGAGGGCTTCTACGGCACGCCAACGTATGTCTCGGCGACCTATATCTTCCTCTTCATCCTGTTCGGCTCCTTTCTCGAGCAGGCCGGGATGATCAAGCTGTTCACCGATTTCGCCATGGGCATGTTCGGCCACAAGACCGGCGGCCCGGCCAAGGTATCGGTGGTGTCATCGGCGCTGATGGGCACCATCACCGGCTCCGGCGTGGCCAACGTGGTCACTACCGGGCAGTTCACCATTCCGCTGATGAAACGCTTCGGCTACCGACCGGCCTTTGCCGGCGCGGTGGAAGCCACGGCCAGCATGGGTGGGCAGATCATGCCGCCGGTAATGGGTGCCGTGGCTTTCATCATGGCCGAGACCATCAACGTGCCTTACGTCGAGGTGGCCAAGGCGGCGCTGATTCCGGCGATGCTGTATTTCTTCGCAGTGTTCTGGATCGTGCACCTGGAAGCGCGCAGCAAGGGCCTCAAGGGTCTGCCGAAGGACCAGTGCCCGAGCGCCTGGGGTTCGGTCAAGGAACGCTGGTATCTGCTGATCCCGCTCGCGGTGCTGGTCTACCTGCTGTTTTCGGGGCGTACCCCGATGTTCTCCGGCACTGTCGGTCTGGCACTGACGGCCATCGTCATCCTCGGCTCGGCGATCATCCTCAAGGCCAGCAGCTTCTGGCTGCGCGGCGCCTTCTGGATCGCACTGGGCGTGCTCTGCGCCGGCTTCTTCCAACTCGGCATCGGGGTGATCTTTGGTGTCATCGCGGCGCTGGTGGTGGTCTGCTGGTTCATCAAAGGTGGCCGCGACACCCTGCGCACCTGTCTGTTCGCGCTGGTGGAAGGCGCGCGCCATGCGATCCCGGTGGGTATCGCCTGTGTGCTGGTGGGGGTGATCATCGGCATCGTCTCGCTGACCGGCATTGCCAGTACCTTCGCCGGCTACATCCTGGCCATCGGTGAGAACAACCTGTTCCTCTCGCTGGTGCTGACCATGATCACCTGTCTGGTGCTGGGTATGGGCATCCCGACCATTCCCAACTACATCATCACCAGCGCCATCGCCGCGCCGGCGCTGGAGCAGCTGGGCGTGCCGCTGATCGTCTCGCACATGTTCGTCTTCTACTTCGGGCTAATGGCCGACCTGACACCACCGGTGGCGCTGGCCTGCTTCGCCGCGGCGCCGATCGCGCGGGAGAACGGCTTCAAGATCAGTCTCTGGGCGATCCGCATCGCCGCCGCCGGCTTCGTCGTGCCGTTCATGGCGGTCTACGACCCGGCGCTGATGATGCAGGGCGACAGCTGGCTGACCACGATCTACATGGTGGTCAAGACGGTCTTCGCGGTGTGCCTGTGGGGCATGGCGGTTACCGGTTTCATGAGCATGCGTATGCCGCTATGGGAGCGCCTGTGGGCCTTCGCCGCAGGTGTCGCGCTGATCCTGGCGCTGCCGATCAGCGATGAAATCGGCTTCGCACTGGGTATCGCTCTGGTGGCCCAGCATGTCTGGCGCGCTCGTCGTGCCGAGCCGGCGGTGGCGTGA
- a CDS encoding DUF1850 domain-containing protein produces MIGLCLGLAGVVWAQVPTPVFTLAWNHTIEKIRWEEDYRVTPDGLLLGEARIKGTGAGMEVPDDAQLRDGSWHYQRQLPPLQPLRVGRTPEAGDYQLCFDQRCHALSEWLGPPTSEQPALELWSCSVPVSSSS; encoded by the coding sequence GTGATCGGGCTCTGCCTGGGGTTGGCGGGCGTGGTGTGGGCGCAGGTGCCCACACCCGTCTTCACCCTGGCGTGGAACCACACGATTGAGAAGATCCGCTGGGAAGAAGATTACCGCGTAACGCCGGATGGGCTGCTGCTCGGCGAAGCGCGGATCAAGGGCACCGGCGCCGGCATGGAAGTTCCGGATGACGCCCAGTTGCGCGACGGCAGCTGGCATTACCAGCGCCAGCTGCCGCCTCTGCAACCGCTGCGTGTGGGGCGAACCCCTGAAGCCGGCGATTACCAGCTGTGTTTCGACCAGCGTTGCCACGCGCTAAGCGAATGGCTCGGCCCGCCCACGTCGGAGCAGCCCGCGCTGGAGCTCTGGAGTTGCAGCGTGCCGGTGAGCAGTTCCTCTTGA
- a CDS encoding PepSY domain-containing protein, translating into MRYIFVLLHRYIGLATALFLFLAGITGAVLAFHHELDEWLNPEFYHTTSEGPVLAPGSLVERVQQANPRMQVWYMEFPDEPGHAALMALVPRNDPATGKPYDEEPVVQYLDAVTGEQVGTRYWGECCFSRENFVPFMLEFHYNLSLPGNWGLWLMGIVAIAWTLDCFVSLLLTFPRGRPFFGKWWTSWKIKRQRMNHDVHRAGGLWLWLLLTPVAVSSVAMNLPEQVFKPVVSLFSPVEPSVYEARGRLPKDELGTTAYDFHQAYDYAMQHAAELGLSEPIGELYYSFEYNFYGAGFGDHDSNQGNAWLFFHGTDGTQLLGQEIPGQGTLGEQFHMLQPAIHGGRILGMPGRILIAVLGVAIAVLSVTGVVIWWRKLRARRAATLRREAELAV; encoded by the coding sequence ATGCGTTACATCTTCGTTCTACTGCACCGCTACATCGGCCTGGCCACGGCGCTGTTCCTGTTTCTTGCGGGCATCACCGGCGCGGTTCTGGCCTTTCACCACGAGCTGGACGAGTGGCTGAACCCCGAGTTCTACCACACCACCAGCGAAGGCCCGGTGCTGGCGCCGGGGTCGCTGGTCGAGCGCGTTCAACAGGCCAACCCGCGGATGCAGGTCTGGTACATGGAATTCCCCGACGAGCCGGGGCATGCCGCCTTGATGGCGCTGGTGCCGCGTAATGATCCGGCCACCGGCAAGCCCTATGACGAAGAACCGGTGGTGCAGTACCTCGACGCGGTGACCGGAGAGCAGGTGGGCACACGTTACTGGGGCGAATGCTGCTTCTCGCGGGAGAACTTCGTGCCCTTCATGCTGGAGTTCCACTACAACCTGTCGCTGCCGGGCAACTGGGGGCTGTGGCTGATGGGCATCGTGGCGATCGCCTGGACGCTCGATTGCTTCGTCTCGCTGCTGCTGACCTTCCCGCGTGGGCGGCCGTTCTTCGGCAAGTGGTGGACGTCATGGAAGATCAAACGTCAGCGCATGAATCATGACGTGCACCGTGCCGGCGGGTTGTGGCTGTGGCTGCTGCTCACGCCAGTGGCGGTCAGCAGCGTGGCCATGAATCTTCCCGAGCAGGTGTTCAAACCGGTGGTGTCACTGTTCTCACCAGTCGAGCCGAGCGTCTACGAGGCGCGTGGCAGACTGCCAAAGGATGAGCTGGGCACCACCGCCTATGATTTCCATCAGGCCTATGACTACGCGATGCAGCATGCGGCCGAGCTGGGCCTGAGCGAACCCATCGGCGAGCTGTACTACAGCTTCGAATACAACTTCTACGGCGCGGGCTTCGGCGATCACGACAGCAACCAGGGCAACGCCTGGCTGTTCTTCCATGGCACTGATGGGACGCAGTTGCTGGGGCAGGAAATACCGGGGCAGGGCACGTTGGGTGAGCAGTTCCACATGTTGCAGCCGGCGATTCATGGCGGGCGCATCCTCGGAATGCCGGGGCGGATTCTGATTGCGGTGCTGGGCGTGGCGATTGCGGTGCTGTCAGTGACTGGTGTGGTGATCTGGTGGCGCAAGCTGCGCGCGAGGAGGGCGGCGACGCTCAGGCGCGAGGCAGAACTGGCGGTTTGA
- a CDS encoding TonB-dependent siderophore receptor yields MRSIAPLRRSSLSRAVRAALFCLPLTTLVASPTALAQAASQQEVRVYDIPAGPLSSTLSRFAGEAGVMLSVDGRLTEGRDSAGLQGQYGVAEGFDVLLQGSGLQAVRDERGTYSLAVAPSHEQAEAVELKPMVVEGFALGNALGEMEGYNATHSSVATKTSMPLLETSQTVSVVTRQQMDDQGSLTVAQALRYTPGVMSTPYGATSRYDYVAMRGFNDGSVDNLYLDGLKIMGDSGTYSTMQIDPYFLERIDVLKGPSSVLYGRSLPGGLVAMTSKQPTEEVYRQVQATLGSNDQKGIGVDLGGPLDEEGTLSYRLVGLADKGDTQYDHVKSERYAIAPSLRIAFSEDTALTLQAYLQHDPESGYHGGLPAEGTLYRRNGRYLSDDFFEGEPGHEKFERTQQMLGYQFEHRFDDVWSMRQNFRYLDSKVESEQVYSLGWVGDSSELLRGYTGAEERLHSWIIDNMLQAEFDTGAARHTLITGVDYQRGKAKVDYYGGTVGNLDAFDPVYGTPVVVGGPFGQTRRLEQTGLYMQDLIELDRWRVSLGLRQDWVETEVVSDGASAPSGKDSDQLTTRAGVLYLFDNGVAPYISYSESFNPNSTSDANGDPLDATEGTQWELGIKYQPVGTDDLYTASLFHIEQENLASKLPNEDFYRPIGAVRSQGLELEARLQLTDSLRLLGSYTFTDIEYSKSVFSAVDATLDNKGNTPTQSVRHMASIWADYRFIGDSLEGLSTGAGIRYVGEGWADAENTQRIPSYTLFDASVGYDLARVGLDGMDVRLNANNLTDKRYVAGCGSSLNYCYLGEERNVTATVSYEF; encoded by the coding sequence ATGCGCTCCATCGCTCCGCTTCGTCGTTCCAGCCTGTCCCGTGCCGTCCGCGCTGCCCTGTTCTGCCTGCCGCTAACAACGCTCGTCGCCTCGCCGACGGCGCTGGCACAGGCCGCCAGTCAGCAAGAGGTTCGCGTCTACGATATCCCAGCCGGTCCGCTGTCCAGTACGCTGAGCCGTTTTGCCGGCGAGGCTGGCGTGATGCTGTCGGTCGATGGTCGTCTCACCGAGGGGCGCGATTCGGCTGGCCTGCAGGGGCAGTATGGCGTCGCGGAGGGCTTCGATGTCTTGCTGCAGGGCAGCGGGCTGCAGGCCGTACGCGATGAGCGCGGCACCTACTCGCTGGCGGTGGCGCCGTCTCACGAACAGGCTGAGGCCGTCGAGCTGAAGCCCATGGTGGTCGAAGGCTTCGCCCTGGGTAACGCGCTAGGCGAGATGGAAGGTTACAACGCCACCCACAGCAGCGTGGCGACCAAGACCAGCATGCCGCTACTGGAAACGTCGCAGACGGTCTCGGTGGTCACGCGTCAGCAGATGGACGATCAGGGCTCGCTGACCGTGGCCCAGGCGTTGCGTTATACCCCCGGTGTGATGAGCACGCCTTATGGCGCCACCAGCCGCTACGATTATGTGGCCATGCGCGGCTTCAACGATGGCTCGGTGGACAACCTGTATCTGGACGGCCTCAAGATCATGGGTGACAGCGGCACCTACAGCACCATGCAGATCGATCCTTACTTTCTCGAGCGCATCGATGTACTGAAGGGCCCATCATCGGTTCTGTATGGCCGCAGCCTGCCTGGCGGCCTAGTCGCCATGACTTCCAAGCAGCCGACGGAAGAGGTTTATCGGCAGGTCCAGGCGACGCTTGGCAGTAACGATCAGAAAGGCATCGGCGTCGATTTAGGCGGGCCGCTGGACGAAGAAGGAACGCTCTCCTATCGGCTGGTCGGTCTGGCGGATAAAGGTGATACCCAGTACGACCATGTGAAGTCGGAGCGCTATGCCATCGCGCCATCTCTGCGCATCGCCTTTTCCGAAGATACCGCGCTGACCCTGCAGGCCTATCTGCAGCACGACCCGGAAAGTGGTTATCACGGCGGCCTGCCTGCTGAAGGCACTCTATATCGTCGTAATGGGCGCTATCTCTCCGACGATTTCTTCGAGGGTGAGCCCGGGCACGAGAAGTTCGAGCGCACTCAGCAAATGCTCGGCTATCAGTTCGAGCATCGTTTCGACGATGTCTGGTCGATGCGTCAGAACTTCCGCTACCTGGATTCGAAAGTCGAGTCCGAACAGGTCTACAGCCTGGGCTGGGTGGGCGATTCGTCAGAACTGCTGCGTGGCTATACGGGCGCGGAGGAGCGCCTGCACTCGTGGATCATCGACAACATGCTGCAGGCCGAATTCGACACGGGCGCCGCCCGGCATACCTTGATCACCGGTGTCGATTATCAGCGTGGAAAGGCCAAAGTGGACTATTACGGCGGCACCGTCGGCAATCTCGATGCGTTCGATCCGGTCTATGGCACGCCTGTTGTGGTTGGCGGCCCGTTCGGCCAGACCCGCCGGCTGGAGCAGACGGGTCTGTACATGCAGGACCTGATCGAGCTGGACCGTTGGCGTGTTTCCCTGGGCTTGCGTCAGGACTGGGTAGAAACCGAAGTGGTGTCAGACGGGGCGAGTGCGCCCTCGGGAAAGGACTCGGACCAGCTGACGACCCGCGCTGGCGTGCTTTATCTGTTCGATAACGGCGTGGCGCCTTATATCAGCTATTCGGAGTCGTTCAACCCGAACTCGACCAGTGACGCCAATGGTGATCCGCTTGACGCGACCGAAGGCACTCAATGGGAGCTGGGCATCAAGTACCAGCCGGTGGGTACCGACGATCTGTATACCGCTTCGCTGTTTCACATCGAGCAGGAAAACCTCGCTTCCAAGCTCCCTAACGAGGATTTCTACAGGCCTATCGGGGCCGTACGCTCGCAGGGCCTGGAACTTGAAGCGCGTCTGCAGCTGACCGACAGCCTGCGTCTGCTGGGCAGCTACACCTTCACCGACATCGAATATTCCAAATCCGTGTTCAGCGCTGTGGACGCGACTCTGGATAACAAAGGCAATACCCCAACACAGTCGGTACGCCACATGGCGTCCATCTGGGCGGACTACCGTTTCATCGGCGATAGCCTGGAAGGGCTGAGCACCGGCGCTGGCATTCGTTATGTCGGCGAAGGCTGGGCCGATGCCGAAAATACGCAGCGCATACCGTCCTACACATTATTCGATGCCTCCGTCGGCTATGACCTCGCCAGGGTCGGGCTGGATGGCATGGATGTCCGGCTAAATGCCAACAACCTCACCGACAAAAGATACGTGGCGGGCTGTGGCAGCAGCCTGAACTATTGCTATCTGGGTGAGGAGCGCAACGTCACGGCGACGGTCAGCTACGAGTTCTGA
- a CDS encoding FecR domain-containing protein translates to MSLDYQVLQAAAQWFAVLQSDAISEADRQAWRAWVALPEHAKAWQRVEQISGRLEPLTGDPFGSAATVLLQRREPTRRHALKTLSILCGGALLTFAGGALPWRSWAADHRTAVGEVRDWRLDDGSRLWLNTDSALAVAFTDQARQLSLHRGEALLQASDERRPLLLRTSEGDLQARGAARFSVLQRDGSTQLSVFEGSIDIRPAGRDGVHTVLQGQQVAFDTLQIRLDRPVQPGRQAWSSGVLLADDLRLDEFVTELARYRQGYLGCDPRIAGLRVVGAYPLADTERILEALASTLPLRINRRLPWWVSLEPSSA, encoded by the coding sequence ATGAGCCTCGATTATCAGGTACTGCAAGCCGCAGCCCAGTGGTTCGCGGTACTGCAATCCGATGCGATCAGCGAGGCTGATCGCCAGGCCTGGCGCGCTTGGGTTGCCTTACCCGAGCACGCCAAGGCCTGGCAGCGGGTGGAACAGATCAGCGGGCGGTTGGAGCCGTTGACGGGCGACCCGTTCGGCTCCGCAGCGACGGTTCTACTGCAGCGTCGCGAGCCGACTCGGCGGCACGCACTCAAGACCCTTTCGATTCTATGCGGCGGCGCCTTGCTGACGTTCGCCGGCGGTGCGCTGCCATGGCGTAGCTGGGCGGCGGACCATCGTACGGCGGTGGGGGAGGTGCGCGACTGGCGTCTGGATGATGGCTCACGGCTGTGGCTGAACACCGATAGCGCGTTGGCTGTCGCGTTCACCGATCAGGCTCGGCAGCTGTCGCTGCATCGTGGCGAGGCGTTGCTGCAAGCGTCTGACGAGCGACGCCCGCTGCTGTTGCGCACGTCCGAAGGCGATCTTCAGGCACGCGGCGCTGCGAGGTTTTCGGTACTGCAGCGCGACGGCAGTACTCAGCTCAGCGTGTTCGAAGGCTCCATCGATATCCGGCCCGCCGGGCGCGATGGCGTTCATACCGTCCTGCAAGGCCAGCAAGTGGCGTTCGATACTCTGCAAATCAGGCTTGATCGGCCGGTTCAGCCGGGCCGTCAGGCATGGAGTAGCGGCGTCCTGTTGGCCGATGATCTGCGTCTGGACGAGTTCGTGACCGAGCTGGCGCGCTATCGCCAGGGCTATCTCGGTTGTGATCCACGCATTGCCGGCCTGCGCGTGGTCGGCGCCTATCCGCTGGCTGATACGGAGCGGATTCTGGAGGCTCTGGCCAGTACATTACCGTTGCGCATCAATCGGCGTTTGCCTTGGTGGGTCAGTCTCGAACCGTCGAGCGCTTGA
- a CDS encoding sigma-70 family RNA polymerase sigma factor, producing MATQGMVRQQLVHRLYVDHQGWLNGWLRRQLGCSQKAADLAQDTFVRVLTKDHGLEAIREPRAFLHTVARGLLINHWRRKQIEQAYLDALALQPEAFAPSPESHALVVEILLQVDAMLARLPEKVRRAFLLSQLQGMTYGAIAAELGVSERMIKKYMAQAMLHCLTLLDDAP from the coding sequence ATGGCAACCCAGGGGATGGTTCGGCAACAGTTGGTACATCGACTCTATGTCGATCATCAGGGCTGGCTGAATGGCTGGTTACGCCGTCAGCTCGGCTGCAGCCAGAAGGCAGCGGACCTGGCGCAAGATACTTTCGTGCGTGTCCTGACCAAAGATCACGGCCTAGAAGCGATTCGTGAACCGCGCGCCTTCCTGCATACCGTCGCCAGAGGCCTATTGATCAATCACTGGCGCCGCAAGCAAATCGAGCAGGCCTATCTGGACGCGCTCGCCTTGCAGCCCGAGGCATTCGCGCCGTCACCCGAATCCCACGCGTTGGTCGTCGAAATCCTGTTGCAGGTCGATGCGATGCTGGCGCGGCTTCCAGAGAAAGTTCGCCGTGCCTTCCTTCTTTCCCAGCTGCAGGGCATGACGTACGGGGCGATAGCCGCCGAGCTTGGCGTATCCGAACGCATGATCAAGAAATACATGGCGCAGGCCATGCTGCACTGCCTGACTCTGCTCGACGACGCGCCATGA
- a CDS encoding NADH:ubiquinone oxidoreductase codes for MRLLCCLLLSLSVAGQAWADGCVIHSQDERIEVKVCQQNRNIPAEMFRSGFCQPELKGQKVEVSFVEQCPGGAFGVCRNAQVSNMPYRQDIHYYGIASDARFLQPACEQTSDGEWVIP; via the coding sequence ATGCGTTTATTGTGTTGTCTGCTGCTATCGCTGAGTGTCGCCGGCCAGGCCTGGGCCGATGGCTGCGTCATTCACAGCCAGGACGAGCGCATCGAGGTGAAGGTCTGCCAGCAGAACCGCAACATTCCGGCTGAAATGTTCCGCTCGGGATTCTGCCAGCCCGAACTCAAGGGACAGAAGGTCGAGGTCAGCTTCGTGGAGCAGTGTCCCGGCGGCGCCTTCGGAGTCTGCCGCAACGCCCAGGTGTCCAACATGCCCTATCGACAGGACATTCACTATTACGGCATCGCCAGCGATGCGCGCTTCCTTCAGCCGGCCTGTGAGCAGACCAGTGACGGCGAGTGGGTGATTCCATGA
- a CDS encoding GTP-binding protein, whose product MLTQIPTHVIGGPLGAGKTSLIRSLLSQKPANERWAVLINEFGQIGLDAALLSTNEAGISLAEVAGGCLCCVNGVPFQVGLSRLLRKAKPDRLLIEPSGLGHPAELLTQLGAPPWQGVLALQPCLTVLDAASLARDEPLPLSVQQTLRRSDGLLLLNKSDALDQADRQRIMARLPSLPLRWTTQGELPITALPGIDQRAGAQAETPSPLPASVQPAGSVWLNPQQPVCQSQASADGWSIGWRWHSSQRFDLQRIERWLGSLDWRRAKLVLHSPDGWRSANALAGERLVFKPSEWRKDSRLELIFNAPGDEALLKAAMAACRL is encoded by the coding sequence ATGCTGACTCAAATACCGACTCATGTAATCGGCGGCCCGCTCGGCGCCGGCAAAACCAGCTTGATCCGTTCGCTGCTATCGCAGAAGCCGGCAAACGAGCGCTGGGCGGTGTTGATTAACGAGTTCGGCCAGATCGGCCTCGACGCAGCACTGCTGAGCACCAACGAAGCGGGCATCAGTCTCGCGGAAGTCGCCGGCGGCTGCCTGTGCTGCGTCAACGGCGTGCCCTTCCAGGTCGGTCTGAGCCGCTTGTTACGCAAGGCCAAACCGGATCGGCTGCTGATCGAACCTTCCGGGCTGGGCCATCCCGCTGAACTGCTCACGCAACTCGGCGCGCCGCCATGGCAGGGTGTCCTGGCGCTGCAGCCCTGCCTGACGGTGCTCGATGCCGCCTCCCTTGCGCGTGACGAGCCCTTGCCGCTCAGCGTGCAGCAAACACTTCGGCGCAGCGACGGCCTGCTGCTGCTGAATAAAAGTGATGCGCTGGATCAGGCCGATCGCCAGCGCATCATGGCGAGGCTGCCCTCATTGCCATTGCGCTGGACGACCCAGGGCGAATTACCGATCACAGCGCTACCGGGTATCGACCAGCGAGCCGGCGCACAAGCCGAGACTCCATCACCCCTGCCCGCCTCCGTGCAACCAGCCGGCAGTGTCTGGCTGAATCCGCAACAGCCGGTCTGCCAAAGCCAGGCAAGCGCAGACGGTTGGAGCATCGGTTGGCGTTGGCATTCAAGTCAGCGTTTCGATCTGCAGCGCATCGAACGGTGGCTTGGCAGCCTGGATTGGCGCCGGGCGAAGCTGGTGCTTCATAGCCCCGATGGCTGGCGTTCGGCCAATGCCTTGGCTGGCGAGCGGCTGGTGTTCAAGCCCAGCGAATGGCGAAAGGATTCGCGGCTCGAATTGATTTTCAACGCACCCGGAGACGAAGCGCTACTGAAAGCAGCAATGGCCGCCTGCCGCCTTTAA
- a CDS encoding DUF3301 domain-containing protein — protein MVTLGNLCVFLLLMTAAAWLWHSHGIRERALASVRRHCEKMDVDLLDGNVAFRRLGFVRDARGQRRFARVYGFEFTVTGEQRHQGSIVMFGPRPGPIEMEAHPFKAPPDLGRVIQMEDWRRGD, from the coding sequence ATGGTGACGCTCGGCAACCTGTGCGTTTTCCTCCTGCTGATGACAGCAGCCGCCTGGCTCTGGCATTCCCATGGCATACGCGAGCGCGCGCTGGCATCGGTGCGCCGTCATTGCGAAAAGATGGATGTCGATCTGCTCGATGGCAATGTCGCGTTTCGCCGCCTTGGATTTGTGCGCGACGCGCGCGGGCAACGCCGCTTTGCGCGCGTCTACGGCTTCGAGTTCACCGTGACGGGCGAGCAGCGCCATCAGGGCAGTATCGTCATGTTCGGTCCGCGACCGGGGCCGATCGAGATGGAAGCGCATCCCTTCAAGGCCCCGCCGGATTTGGGGCGGGTCATCCAGATGGAAGATTGGCGTCGCGGTGACTGA
- a CDS encoding SMI1/KNR4 family protein, translating into MEEVIEQLRELNEPVPVPLELPDDDRLVEVEEELLINLPFGLREFLLTVSDVVYGRLEPVTADPQSHTYLPEVAANAWDAGVARDLLPICQDGPDYYVVDLEGEVMLFDGDAHELTDESWETVWHWVRDVWLES; encoded by the coding sequence ATGGAAGAGGTAATCGAACAGCTGCGAGAACTCAACGAGCCGGTACCGGTGCCGTTGGAACTGCCAGACGATGACCGTCTGGTCGAGGTCGAAGAAGAGCTGCTGATCAACTTGCCGTTCGGCCTGCGCGAATTTCTGCTAACGGTAAGCGATGTCGTTTATGGCCGGCTCGAGCCGGTGACCGCCGATCCACAATCGCATACCTACCTGCCGGAAGTGGCGGCGAACGCCTGGGATGCCGGCGTGGCGCGGGATTTATTGCCGATCTGTCAGGACGGGCCTGACTACTACGTGGTCGATCTGGAAGGCGAAGTCATGCTGTTCGATGGTGACGCGCATGAACTCACCGATGAAAGCTGGGAAACCGTGTGGCACTGGGTGCGCGACGTTTGGTTGGAAAGTTGA